cattcaaagacacatcgtcaattttcaaccctttctcacttcatttgttatttttcatccatttactgattattttaagctataagaccctgaaattgaaaagcactacaaacgaactctgaaaaggttgaaagttggcatggtatcatcatttcacccacatagcatgtgcaagaaagtagagaggcttacggcaaaaactggatgcacttcatttacaaaatggacaatctctttcgaagtatcagagttctatatggaaactcatctgttacaaagggacttcatttttttgaacttatatgaactccatactttttctgtgttcaaaatgcaccattcaaagccacatcatcaattttcaaccctttttgacttcatttgttatttttcatgcatttactgattattttgagctataagaccctgaaattgaaaagcactacaaatgaactctgaaaaggttgaaagttggaatggtatcatcatttcacccacatagaatgtgcaagaaagtagagaggcttatggcaaaaTCTAGATGCACTTTGTGcataaaatgcaccattcaaagctacatcatcaatttagtacatatagctctcatggatagataagtgaccaaattaatagaagttcatcatcacattaaaaacaaagtacatacatagttctcattgaacaacatatagctctccagaacatctagttaaaccatacattgaaactatgtgaaacctttcaatgcaacaataaatgcgatcataatcacaaccaaggtaaaaaattgatccaacggcataatgataccaagcctcggtatgaatggcatattttctaatctttctcatcttcaaccgcattgcatccatcttgatcttgtgatcatcgacgacatccgcaacatgcaactccaatatcatcttctcgtcctcaattttttttatttttttccttcaagtaattgttttcttcttcaactaaatttaacctctcgacaatagggccggttggaatttccggttcaactacctcctacataaataaaatctatgtcaacttgatgggcataattgacataaacaataaatgaattaaatagttataaaagataatatataccacatccgaatcatagccaggacgagggccaacgggggcggataccaaaaccatcgcactatataagcacaagcaataataaaagtaagaaaattagacaagtatctatctaaagtaagaattgtttttctttcagaagataagaggctcaccacagtggtgcaggcgacgagatcggcgcgggcgatcgacggcggtgaagacgtggACGGGAGGTGACGgatcgctaaacctagacaaatctcggggaaaatgaagcttggaggtcaagcttcgagaggagaaagcttaactagcgtggcttgggcatttcatcaaacacctcgtgtgcataggaggtgagctagagcacccaaatgtcctctcctcgccggccaaaaaaaatagagcactgtggagtgctctgctgcagcgaaggggtatatataggcaactcatttgtcccggttcatggatggaatcgggactaaagcccagccttctgtcccagttcgagccaagaaccgggaccaatgtttgtgggccaggagcgaggcccattggtcctggttcgcgcctggaaccgggacaaatgggtccatacaaaccgggaccaatgcccacgaggccccggccggccccctgggctcacgaaccgggacgaatgcatccattggtcccggttcgtggaagaACCGgggctaatgggctggccaggcccgaacgaaagcccctttttctactagtgcatgtcaCCCGAAGGCCCAACTCCGGGTTATCCAAACGGGAAAGACACCTCTATAGTTCAGTAATAGGTGCCCGTTTCTACCCTGGTAAACATTTGGCCAGTTATAGGCGCCAGCGCACTGGCCGAAAATTTTGGCCGGTCGCATCCCGTGCGTTTGTTCCGCTAGTTGCCAACCGTCAGATTAGGAGTGCTTTGTCCCCCACATCCCGCATCCGAACCCGCACGAGATAAAAAAAAGGAAAGGGTGCGGCTTAGATCGTCGAAATCCATCGCATCGCTTACCCTGCTTGCGcagccgccggagccccgctcgcCTCAATCCCCCGGTAACTTTTTTGTGAAtagcatgataactcacacatcgcagACCTAATAACTTATGTACCTTAATCCTAATAACTTTGGCGACGATGGTGAGGGGTGGGGGAGGGTTGTTGGTGAAATATCAATTTTTATGTGAAtagcatgataactcacacatcgcaaACTTGAAAACTTATGTACCGTCGTTGTAACTTTGGCGACGATGGTGATGGGTGGGGGAGGGCTGTTGGTGAaatatacccccccccccccgcgcggtAACTTTTGTGATACTATGATAACTCAGACTTCGCAGATCTGATAACTTACGTACAAATATCATGGTAAATTTACGCCCGAATAAAGAGTTGTTGAAACATACACCGGTTACTTCTATGCAAATAGCAATGTAATATATGCATCGCAGACCTAATAACTTAGGTACAAATACCACGATAACTTTCGCCCCGGGGAAAAAAGTCGTCGAAAATACACCTCTAGTCACTTATGTATAAATAACATGTTAATATACATATACAATAACTGATAACTTTATGGTGAGTTTTGACCAAAAGAAGTGATCAAAACAtgccaacatgagatctagtttcgaagttcTCGTCACGATGGATTTTTTACGTGTAAACAATTTTTAATCAGAAACGACAATTTAAGCTGTAAAATATTTTACAGTTTCAAAATGTCGAGAATCTACAATGACATCTGCTTTCCTGTGCTCTAGTGCATTTGCAAGtgaagagaatgttggaggagccatTTTTATGCCCCGGTAATTTCTATGTAAATGGTATTGTAACTGACGTATCACAGAGGTGATGATTTATTTAGCCTAGGTGTGGTCACTTCTGAGCCGAAAAAAGGTTTTCAAAGGGAGCGATGGTTTGACCTGCAAAACATTTTAAAGTTTTAAATTTGATGGAATGTTTAGTGACATCAGCAGTTTTGTCCTATATGCATGCATGCAGCTATTGGGGAAAAGATTAGACTAGATATGTTTGTTTTTTAATTAAAAAAATCAACACCCAGCAACAGCAGCAGCCCGACCGTAGATGAATCGTTCGGATGTCTTGTTATAATCCGACCGTCCGGACGTTAGCATAGCCCTTTCTTTTATAACTTTCAATGTGTATGCTTGTTGATATCGGTGATTCAAATGGTTGCTAGTATTCTTTAAATTTAGTGGAGGTTGCATGTGTTGGAAAGTAGGAAAGTACACGAGATAGAAAAAGTAAGATGGTAACATCACAGGGAATAGTTTTTGTTGAATGATTATGGCGCACACCAACAACGACATTCAAATTTATCTATGTGGATGGCTGGGAGAGCACCAAATTGCTACCTACATGGTACATACATGCCCTGATGGAAAAACCAAAAGAAGTAAGACAACAAACTAAAAAAGATCACAGTCAACCATGCAACCATGCAGGCGGCGGGCgggcgccgggggggggggggtagatttTGTGCCATTGAACCACGGCCGTTTTCCTTCTCGCGCCATCTCCGCCCCGATCCCTCCTACACCGTGGCGTATGCCGTGCCCCACTTTGCGCCCAGCTCAACGTAGCACGCTGGAAATGGTAGATTCGAGTGTTCCTTGCGAGTCAGGCCCTGGGCTGCTTTAAGGTTCTTGCCGATGCGAGTCGGGCCTCCCTGTATGCAATCAAATAGACTTTTTTTCTCCCCATGTGAGCCTGGTTAAGCTGTATACAGTTAACCAAATGCGTCCTAACTTTCGTTGGGTGATTGTGTCACACACCAACAACATCATTCAAATTTAACTATGTGGATGGCAGGGGGAGTACCAAAGTGCTTCCTACATGGTACGTACATGCCCAgagggaaaaagaaaaaagaaaaagttaAGGCACAAACTAAAAAAGATCGCAGTCAACCATGCAACCATGCAGGGGGGTGAAGCTGGAACCAAGCACAAATTGTAGCCGCACCTCATTGCGCACCTCGAACTCGAGGTCTTGAACGGAACCAAAACTAGCACGACAATCTGATCAACACAGCTCATCTTATTCATCGGTGCAATTAAACTAGCGTTACAGCAACAGtccgaaagaaagaaagaaaaaaggaggaAAGAGCGACCACAACAGACGAACAACGCTGGCACAGTGATTCACTACGTCCACTCGCCCACCGGCCGGCTCACTTTATTGGATTCACCATCACCCGGTGCAAGGCTGCGGCCGGGCGTCGGCGGCGACGCTAGCTAGTTACCGCCGGAGAGGTCGCCGTTGCGGCCAACCTTGGTGCACCTGGGCACGGGGCCAGGAAGGTAACTGTCTCCGCAGTAGTAGCCAGATCGGCCCAAGGACACGCAGTCCACGCAGGTGGCGGGGCACTTGTGGTCGAACATATCATCGCAGTGACATATCCGCAGGATCCCGCCGCACCGCTCCCGGTTGCAGCAGCTCGGCCGCTCAAAATCCTTCACGGCCGCCGTTGCTTCACCGGCGCCAGCGACCCCTGGACCTGCACGCATCCATTATCCAGATATTTGGACGGCATACTAATGGAAATGTGCAGGGATGAACTATCTGGTCAATCGAATAGTGTAACAGTTATGTACCGTGGCTCGGGAGACGGATAACGGCGTCCACCTTGtcgtcatcggcggcggcggcggcggagaggcgccCAGCGAGGGAAAGCACCAGCAGGATGGCAGCAATGTATGTCTTCATGGCCGCAGGCAGGTCAGTCAGCTAGGTTCCTCTTGGGTGAATGAAACTTACGGGCGCCGCTCCCGTATTTATAGCCCGTCAGCTATAGACTATAGTGCATATCAACATGTCATCATCTATTACTCCCAAGcgttcatcattttttattttcttttagaaACCCGCAGGGCGTTGAATTTGGACACAATTACTAGCTCCTGCACGCGCATGGTGCACGCATGCATGGGGGCGCGCACTCTCAAAACGGGCATGCAAGAATCACGTACGCGGCCTGCACCTGCACGCACACGTGGGTGAGGGTGGCGTGCGTGCTTGCCTTTAACCACCGACAAATGAGCACACGCCCGTTATACCTTCATGTATATCTgtgtttttttcagaattttttagaacatagaaaataaaaaatttgacaaaatttgatttattttttttcaaaaccgagctccatggagctcggcctccaaagacAATATTCAGCTAGACAGCAGTATCTTCTGCGATGAAAAACCTGCAACGAAATTGGAGTTGTCCTTCGCCCACCATGAGCTACTCACTCCATAAAtaaatataaaagcattt
The Triticum dicoccoides isolate Atlit2015 ecotype Zavitan chromosome 3A, WEW_v2.0, whole genome shotgun sequence genome window above contains:
- the LOC119271705 gene encoding uncharacterized protein LOC119271705 is translated as MKTYIAAILLVLSLAGRLSAAAAADDDKVDAVIRLPSHGPGVAGAGEATAAVKDFERPSCCNRERCGGILRICHCDDMFDHKCPATCVDCVSLGRSGYYCGDSYLPGPVPRCTKVGRNGDLSGGN